Proteins encoded together in one Amphiprion ocellaris isolate individual 3 ecotype Okinawa chromosome 14, ASM2253959v1, whole genome shotgun sequence window:
- the snx19a gene encoding LOW QUALITY PROTEIN: sorting nexin-19a (The sequence of the model RefSeq protein was modified relative to this genomic sequence to represent the inferred CDS: substituted 1 base at 1 genomic stop codon) — MPSTKTSNHWTLSEFLGQRRLLGLGALLAWLILFHLLVNVWLLCVFTSLLVVLGGWLGSRAVLDANSLLHLEHFLPLGTVNPPLPSPEHEWRLNHEIHSAVHKAVRDFVSSWYRTLLPEVEGEFERAVRKTMLESVMELKERARHVDRKALVQRLLELYGCHLQSYMTVRQIQSTQKESFSLWQLYSEVDAPHPAVSSTTTELSYSRALVNLVLHVLVPYPQMETKTGGYMVTELITCNVLLPLISRVSDPDWLNQTIVDIFTRSREPQEIGIDDLPAEALYKCQIQQESWTTCKSLSSSDQTGLTCKSSSYSDDLQSPANSSQSSMVSLTSAGKVQRCHAGLLKPYKVNCCSLTSGRYSSQTKIISSDSLIPSDSEDDLTGGFCDCGPPTNFCNVLTLKDDEDFGCFGPLRNLGPKVVVPDDSQWPAGIAQERSPTCPPRRLCISPYSFDAPNNPASPVVIQNVQVSGTVSVKEQRNGGTHPYTLYTVKFETLADPDNADTLQPAASHTVSRRYSEFLNLQTRLEEKPEVKKFIKNVKGPKKMFPDLPFGSPDGEKVEARKTQLDAFLKQLGSIPETANSEDMQEFLALNSDACTYFGRKPFVKSRIDKMMENALDTLKTAFPHPETLSPTEDIEGDADGRTMERKYRRLMFGSKVSPSLNIPDLHPKVGYCFSEGSPVLNGMSLSGLESFVGERXRLLCELNGKEAVKQSCEQQGKDKKNSGKNHGTDTAVADVALNILCLLMKDQWSWLCTENIQKTIRLLFGTFIERWLDVGVAHLTSAPCWVIYLQVLQEAVWPGGTLPTQPRPERSVAEREETKEQCLDCLMQLLPELITDMLGSEKYRLSLETMLESLQDHQINKHLLYCICDLLLEFLIPESCDEAFQKSLLQSLAKDTERDSPHM, encoded by the exons ATGCCTTCCACTAAGACCTCTAATCACTGGACGTTATCAGAGTTTCTTGGGCAGCGCAGACTGTTGGGGCTCGGGGCTCTGCTGGCGTGGCTCATCCTCTTCCATCTCCTGGTGAACGTTTGGCTCCTCTGCGTCTTCACCAGCCTCCTGGTGGTTCTTGGAGGTTGGCTTGGTTCCCGGGCTGTACTGGATGCCAACAGCCTTCTCCACTTGGAACATTTTTTGCCTCTTGGCACAGTTAACCCCCCTCTGCCTTCGCCTGAGCATGAGTGGAGGTTGAACCATGAGATCCACAGCGCCGTCCACAAAGCTGTGCGTGACTTTGTGTCCTCGTGGTATCGCACTCTGCTGCCAGAGGTGGAGGGAGAGTTTGAACGTGCTGTGCGTAAAACAATGCTGGAGTCAGTGATGGAGCTGAAAGAGCGTGCACGGCATGTGGACAGAAAAGCGTTGGTTCAACGGCTGCTGGAGCTGTACGGCTGTCACCTGCAGAGCTACATGACAGTGAGACAGATACAGTCGACACAGAAGGAGAGCTTTAGCCTCTGGCAGCTCTACAGTGAAGTAGACGCTCCTCATCCAGCTGTGAGCAGCACAACCACTGAGCTCAGCTACTCCAGAGCTCTAGTTAACCTTGTATTACATGTCCTGGTTCCGTACCCTCAGATGGAAACCAAGACCGGAGGCTACATGGTAACAGAGCTCATCACCTGCAATGTGCTGCTGCCACTAATAAGCAGAGTTTCTGATCCTGACTGGCTCAACCAGACCATCGTAGACATATTCACCAGGtccagagaaccacaggagATCGGCATAGATGACCTCCCAGCAGAAGCACTATACAAATGTCAGATCCAGCAGGAGTCCTGGACCACCTGCAAGTCACTGTCTTCTTCTGATCAAACTGGCCTCACCTGCAAAAGCTCCTCTTATTCTGATGATCTGCAGAGTCCAGCAAACTCCTCACAGAGCAGCATGGTTAGCCTGACATCTGCCGGGAAAGTGCAAAGATGCCATGCAGGTTTGCTCAAACCGTACAAAGTGAACTGCTGTTCTCTCACATCTGGCCGCTACTCATCACAGACCAAAATAATTTCATCAGACTCGCTGATTCCATCAGACTCAGAAGACGACCTGACGGGAGGCTTTTGTGACTGTGGTCCTCCAACCAACTTCTGCAACGTCCTCACCTTAAAGGACGACGAAGACTTTGGCTGCTTCGGTCCTCTGAGAAATCTTGGGCCAAAGGTAGTGGTGCCTGATGACTCCCAGTGGCCAGCAGGCATCGCCCAGGAGAGATCTCCAACTTGTCCTCCAAGAAGGCTCTGTATATCCCCCTACAGCTTTGATGCCCCCAACAACCCAGCTTCACCTGTGGTCATCCAGAACGTGCAAGTTTCTGGAACTGTCAGTGTGAAGGAGCAGCGAAACGGTGGCACACATCCATATACTCTCTACACTGTAAAG tttgagaCACTGGCTGACCCTGATAATGCCGACACTCTACAACCTGCAGCCAGTCACACCGTCAGTCGCAGATACAGCGAGTTCCTCAACTTGCAGACACGTTTAGAGGAGAAGCCTGAAGTGAAGAAATTCATCAAAA ATGTGAAGGGCCCGAAGAAAATGTTCCCCGACCTCCCGTTCGGCAGTCCAGATGGTGAGAAAGTTGAGGCACGTAAAACCCAACTGGATGCCTTCCTTAAA cAATTAGGCAGCATTCCTGAGACAGCCAACAGTGAAGACATGCAAGAGTTTCTAGCTCTTAACTCAGATGCTTGCACATATTTTGGAAGGAAGCCTTTTGTCAAGTCAAGAATTGATAAG ATGATGGAAAATGCTTTAGACACCTTGAAGACAGCCTTCCCTCATCCTGAGACCCTCAGTCCCACAGAGGACATCGAAGGAGATGCTGATGGAAGGACGATGGAAAGAAAGTACAG GAGGCTTATGTTCGGCAGCAAAGTTTCCCCATCTCTCAATATACCTGACCTACATCCTAAAGTGGGATACTGCTTCAGTGAAGGCAGCCCG GTCCTCAATGGCATGTCACTATCCGGCCTGGAGAGCTTTGTCGGAGAGCGATAAAGACTTTTATGTGAGCTGAATGGGAAAGAGGCAGTCAAGCAGAGCTGTGAGCAGCAAGGCAAAGACAAGAAGAATTCAGGGAAAAATCACGGAACAG ACACAGCTGTGGCAGATGTTGCTTTGAACATCTTGTGTCTGCTGATGAAGGACCAGTGGAGTTGGCTGTGCACTGAGAACATACAGAAAACCATCAGACTGCTTTTTGGCACTTTCATTGAAAG ATGGTTGGATGTTGGGGTTGCCCATCTTACCAGTGCCCCCTGCTGGGTGATTTACCTCCAAGTGCTGCAGGAGGCTGTATGGCCAGGTGGCACGCTGCCTACTCAGCCACGACCAGAGCGAAGTGTCGCAGAAAGAGAGGAAACGAAGGAgcaatgtctggactgtctAATGCAGCTGTTACCAG AACTCATCACTGACATGCTGGGCAGTGAGAAGTACAGACTGAGCTTAGAGACCATGCTGGAGTCTTTACAGGACCATCAGATAAACAA ACATCTGCTCTACTGCATCTGTGACCTGCTGCTGGAGTTTCTGATCCCTGAGTCGTGTGATGAGGCCTTCCAGAAATCTCTCCTGCAGAGTTTGGCtaaagacacagagagggaCAGTCCTCACATGTGA